GCCGGTTCCACTGAAACGCGGCCTGCATAGAATGAAACGCATCCGGCTGCATCTCCCGTGCATAGAGGATGTCACGCGACTATCTTTTGATGCGGCAAACGTGGTACCCTTCTTGCGTCAGGTGAAACTACGGCACGTTGGCGCGGGCCTCTTTCCCGAAACATGTGGCGGGTGATTCCCCCGAGGAGATTACGATGAAGTGTTTACCGGCAATTATTGCACTGTCCGTTTCTTTGTGGGCGGCAGGAATGGCCACGGCCCAAGAATCGGCGTCTTCCGCGGCGCCGTCAAGTCAGACGGAAACCAAGCCCATCATGCTGTATGTGGCCACGAATGGCGACGATGCATGGTCGGGAACCTTGCCGGAACCCAGTTCGGACAAATCGGACGGGCCCAAGGCAACGCTGGAGGGAGCGCGCGACGCCCTGCGCGCGATGCGCAAGGATCCGGCGTATGCGGGGGCGCCTGCCACAATCCAGGTGCGGGAAGGGACGTACTCGCTTTCGCAAATGTTTTCGTTGGACTTTCAGGATTCGGGACGGTTTGAGGCGCCGGTCGTTTACGAGGCATACCCGAACGAACATCCGGTCTTGAGCGGTGGAAAAACCATTACGGGATGGAAACAGGAGGGCGACTGCTGGGTCGCTTCCGTGCCCGAAGTACAGACCAGCGACTGGCGGTTCAACAGCCTGTGGGTGAACGGCCAGCGACGGGGCATGGCGCGCACGCCGAACGAGGGATTCTTTTACACCAATGGCCGGGCCCCCGCCACCGAAAACCCCGCCACGGGTGAAAAGATCGTGCGCAGCACCACGGGGTTCCGTTTTAAAAAGGGTGACGTCGTCCGCTGGCAGAATATTGACGAAGCGCTGGTCGTCGTGTTGCACGCATGGGAAACGTCTTTTCATCACATCAGTAGCATAGATGAAGAAAAACGAATCGTGACCTTCCGCAACGCGGCCCAGTGGCCCTTTGAAAACTGGGGACCCCGGCAACGTTATTATGTGCTCAACACCAAGGAAGGCTTGGACGCTCCCGGCGAATGGTATCTTGATCGCCAAAACGGGCTGTTGTATTACCGGCCGATGGCCGGCGAAGACATGGCCACCGCCCAGGTGGTCGCGCCCAAGTTGCGCCAACTGGTGGCCTTGGACGGAAATCCCGCCACGGGACAATACCTCGACAACGTTCAATTCAGGGGACTTCGATTTGAACACGCGGCGTTTGCCATCGGACCGGAAGGATATGGCGACGTACAGGGCGCCGTGGGCGTGCCGGCGGCGATTCAGACGCGCGGCGCCCGGTTCTGTGTGTTTGAGCAATGCACCATCGCGCATGTGGACACCTACGGACTCTGGTTGCGCATAGGTTCGTTTGGCAACCGCGTCGTGAAAAATGAATTCATGGATTTGGGTGCGGGCGGCGTGCGGGTTGGCGAGCAACAGCGTTCAAGCGACCAACTCGATGTGAGCCATAACACCGTGGACAATAACTTCATCCATTCGGGCGGTCACCTTGTTCGGTCCGGCGTGGGCGTCTGGATCGGCCAAAGCACGTTCAACAATGTGAGCCATAACGACATATCGGACATGTCGAATTCAGGCATTACCGTCGGATGGCAATGGGGCAATACGGAAGACGGGGTGTCTTTCCACAATGCGATCGAATTCAATCATCTACACCACCTCGGCAAGGGCGAATTCAGCAACATGGCCGGCATCTATATATTGGGCGGTTCGTGGAGCAGCATGATTCGCAACAACGTCATTCATGACGTTGCCTCGTATCTGTACGGCGGCTGGGGCATTCACAACGACGAGGGCAGTTCGAGCGTTGTAATCGAAAACAATCTCGTATACAACACGACCAGCGGCTGTTTCGATCAGTATTACGGAAACTTCAACCGTGTCGTCAACAATATCTTCGCATTTGGGAACGAATGCCAAGTTTCGTTGAGCCGGGTGCAAAATGTGCAGCCGATATTGTTCGAGCGCAACATCCTTCTGATGAATACCGGCCAGCCGTTCGGCATGAACTGGGATGGCGCGCCCATCTGGCAGGATGGCAATTGTTACTGGGACACGGGCGGCCATGTCATGGATTTTGGCGGCGGCACTTTTGAGGAATGGCAAATGCGTGGCCGGGACATGTATTCGGCGGTTGCCGATCCGCTCTTTGAGGATCCGGCTTCCGGCAACTTCCGGCTAAAGCCCGAATCGCCCGCGCTGGCATTGGGATTTCGTCCTTTCGATTACACCTTGGCCGGCCTGTATGGCGAACCGGAATGGACCTCCCGGCCCGGCGCCATTCAGCGCGCGCCTTTGGCCATTTCCGAGGCCCTCGAGGAGAAGGCCGTTGGCGAAGACTTCGAATCGTTGGAAACCGATTTGCAGCCGCCGGACATGGCCGTCTATGGGGCTGAAGGCAAAGCCTCAATCCGCGTAACGGAAGAGACGGCCGCGGGCGGATCTAAAAGCCTGAAGGTAACGGACTCCGACGGTCCACAGGAAGCGTGGCAACCGGAATTTTGCTATATTCCTCGTCTCAAGCAGGGCCGTATCGTCTGTTCCTTCGATTTGCGCATGGAACCCGGTGTTTCGTTCCAATTCGACTGGCGTAGCGATCAGACCTTTCGGCATATCGGTCCCCGCGTCATGTTCAACGGAAACGGGGAAGTCAGCGTGGGCGACGATCCGAAGGTCCTGACGCAAATCCCACACAGCGAATGGATCCATATCGAGGTGGACTGTGCGCTTGGCAAGGAAGCATCACTCCCCGCGACCTATACCCTGTCCATTGCGATCCCCGGACAAGAGACACAACGATTCGAAAATGTGCCCTGTATCTATCGCATGTTCCGGTCCATTGAACGCATGTGGTTCATGTCGCCCGGGACAAAAGAAGGCGCATATTACCTCGACAATATCCGCTTCGAAAAACAATTGTAACAGGCGTGAAGGCATTCACTCCTGCGGTGGCCCCCAATTGTAGCCGATGCTGTAGTGGGGTATGCCGTCGAAGCCTTCTTCAAGCGAGGCAAAGGCGGAAATTTCGCTTACGCTGGGGCTGGTCCAAATGCCTTGTTCGAAAATCAGTTGATTGCCGCTTTCCGTAACGGGACCCAAGGGCAAATTTTCGGGCGATCCGACTGCGTTTTCAAATTGGACCATCCAATCGTATGTGGGGCCGGCGATAAATTCGCGCTCGAGCCAGACACCCTGTCCGGGGGCCAGGGGAATAGGCTGGCCGGTTGCCGGATCGGCATTGAGCACATTCGCTCCCCAACCGGGATCCGTCGAATTTTGGGGGACCAAATACACGCCGACAATGGTGTTTGTAGTTCCCGTGTTTTTGAGATGAAGCCGGAATTTGGGAACCGGACAACCGGCCAACGTCAGCAGAATCACCACGCTTGCCAAAACGCCCATCATCACTCGCACAATACTTTTCATCGTCCTACTCCTTCGGATATGGGTTGCCTGCCATCAAATTATACCATGCCATGAATGAAAACGGTGCGCCGGTTTTTTTATCGAGGATTTCAATGCACGAGGTAGTTGAAGACCGCCTGAAGGTTGTCGTCGGGACATTGAATGCTGTCTATGGCAATGCCGTCTTCGAGGGCAGCCTCGTTGAGCCGCTGGTAAAAGGCATTCGGATCGCGTGTGCGGATGGTGAAACTAGGTATGGGGCCGTCGGTGTCGAATTCCATGCCGAGTGTGGCGGACTCATTGACAAAATGTCGCGCCAGCAGGTGGGGGACGGCGCAGGCGACCGTAACGGTGTGGGGACGCTCGTCAATGAGTCCGCGAATTTGATGAATGTCGCCCTGCGCCAGCACGCAGCCGTTGTACAACAACACGACGGCGTTCGTCGCGCGTTCGACTTCGTAAAGGATATGGGTTGAAAAGATAATGGTTTTGCCCTCGCGGCCCATTTCGCGGATCAGGGCGAAAAGTTCCTCGCGGCCCTCCGGATCGAGGCCCGTCATGGGTTCGTCGAGGAAAAGTAATTCCGGATCGGCCGCAAGCGCCTGCGCGAGTTTGATGCGCTGCCGCATGCCCTTGCTGTACTCGGCGATGAGATCGTCCATTCGGTCCGTCATGCGGACACGTTCGCAGGCTTCTTCGGCGCGCTTGGACGCGATGTCCCGGCGAATGCCCCGAAAACGATTCATCCAATAGACAAATTCGTAACCGGTCATGGTTTCGTAAAATTTGTCCACTTCCGGACAGTAGCCGATGCGGCGCAGGATGTTGAAATTGTTTCGCGGCGGTTCGCCGAACACGCGCAGCGTGCCGCGACTCGGCGCGTACAGGCCCAGCGCCAGTTTGATGAAGGTGCTCTTGCCGGCGCCGTTCGGGCCGAGCAGTCCCGTAACACCGGGTTCCACGGCAAGGTCGAGGTTGTTGACGGCGACGACTTCGCCGAACCATTTCGAGAGTCCGTGCGCCTCGATGACGGGATTCATGCGGCCACCTCCGCACGGCGCACGACCCGGCAGACGATCGCCAGCGCGCCCAGACACACCGCGCCGACGTAAACGGCCGCATAGTGCCACGGCAGGGGAATGAATTGGAACCGCTGCTGGAACAACGATTCGCCGATCCGGTTGATGGCCAGAGGAAAGGCGATGAGGGCGTATTGTCGCTGGTGCATCAGTTCCTGCATCAGCTGGCCGAGCATCAGATCGCCGAAGACGATCATGAAGATCGCAATCGAGGCATAGCGTTCGCTGCGCGACACCGCCGAACTGGCCAGCACTCCCAAGGCACAGGGCAAGACCAGCACCAGCGAGAATGCCGTGGCGGAAACCGGTATCCAGTACATCTCCCGGAAAGTTTCCAGCGTCGGCGACATCAACAGGTGCAGGATCACCAGAAAAACGGCGGGCACGGCCGTGAAACAAAGTCCCGCGATGATCAGCGCCATCGCTTTACCCGTCACATAATCGCGCCATGTCAGCGGTTTCGAGAAGTAAACCTCCATGAGATTGTTGTTGAAATCGCCACAGATCATGCCGGCGCCCGCAAGTATCGAAACGAGAAAAACCGCCGGCGCCTGCAAGCGGATGAAATCGAAGAACATACCGGGATCCACATTGAACATTTCGATCTGGCGCATGAGGGTGACGATCGGGCTGGTCTGGCCGGGGGTGTTCAGCGTGTCGAAGGCGACCACCTGCTGCACGCGCAACAGGAAATGCAGGCCCGCCAGCGCCGTCAGGCCGAGAAACGCCTTGTTCTTCGACAGGATCCGTAATTCATGGACCGCGATAACCCACCAGCGGAAACGACGCCGCACCTCGCCCTCGTAACTTCGATAACTCCGTGTGTAAATCGGCACAAGCGAACCTTTCTCCTTTGCGATGTTTGCGTTCTTCGCGGCTGGACTCCAAACCGCAAAAAACGCAGGAAACGCAGAGATTGGATGGCTAGTATTTCACGCGCACGCGGTATGTTACTACGGTTTCGCCGTTCTTCGCGACCGGCACTGAAAACACCGCAGTCTGCGCGTCTTTCTTCACGAACTCCTGGGATTTTTCGGTAATTTCCCAATCGCCGGCCATCGGCTCGACGATGTCCACCGTTATTGGAATCTCTTTGTGGTTGCGAATCGCAATCTTGAAGGCCGCCTCGGTCAGCGAGGGCGCGAGTTGCCGAAAATCCGTCTGGACACGTTCGCCGACGATGTCGAAGGCGTTGCCGAGACGCAGCCGGACGTCCTCGTCCTTCGGCGTGTGCTTGATGTTGTCCTCGCCCGCGAATTGGAGCATGCCGTCCTGATCCTGCTGGTACACGCGCATGACGCCCGCCGGCAACGGCATCCCGAGATGATTCGCCTCGCTGTTGCGCAGCACGAGGAACACGCCGACCTTTTCTTCTTTTTGCGGCGGAATCTGCTGACTGTAAAAGGCGACGTTCCCGCGATATTCATATATCTTTTTGACGGACACGCCCGTGGCCGTCAGCAGGCTGACCTGTTTCGATTCGTTTTCCTTGATGGTTGTCCGCCGTGGCAGCGTATACAAGTGATACTCCGCGAACGATTCCTCGCGCATCGGCGCCGGCGCCGCGCGCATCATCTTGGCGCCGGCACCCGCTATGTCCATGGCCATCTCATGCGATTGAACAATATTGACCTCGCCCGCGACGACTTTCAATTGCGCGTTCCTGTATTGCGCGCCCGACTGGTTGATCAGCGTGACCCACCCCTCGACATCGAGCGTTTTTTCGTCCTTCGCCAATGTGAGAACATAGTCGGCGCGCCATTGGATGCCACCGGTCAAATACGTCACCTCGACCTCGTGGTCCGTTCCCGTGTTTTGCAGCAGCCACACGAGCGACGGCTTCGGGATCAGGTTTTCGGGAATCTTCGGTAACACGACCTGTCCCGGCATACCGAGATAGATCTCCTCGCCGACCTTGAATACCGGGCCTTCATTCACGCTCAGGAGTTCCGCGTCCTTTTCCGTGAACCCAATCTGGTTGTTGAAATTGACCAGCCGTACCGGCTTGCCAACGTATTTCTCCATCAATTTCGACGGGCTGATCAGGTCGAATTCATAATTCTGTTCGAGTATCGCCAGCGAACCCGGCGCCGTAAGCGATTTCAGGCTGACCGTTTCCGGCCGGACCTTCTGCGCGACATCCATGAACCGCAACGACTGCTCACCCGGCAACAACTTGATCTTGCGCGTGTCGCGGACCAGCGCAAGGTCGTTGTTGTAGATCGTAACGGCAATGCCGGTTTGATCGGCGAGCGACGATTCCGTCGCGGCCACGCCCGCCAACGGATTTTCGAGTTTCGGCAACGACGGCGGTTCCTGGGCCTGGAGCCCCCCCGCCAGCAATGCCATTGCGACGACGCAGTGGACTTTCATGACGTTCATGACCATCTCCTTTCCCGGACATCCGCCGGTGCTCTTCATCCACCACGATTGGACACCGCTACCATACCGAAAGTTCGGAGTAGGCTCAAGACGGGATGCAGAAGAAGGAAAAACAACTCCGGTAAGTCCGGTATCTGTTCGGGCCTGTATGTCTTACGTCCACTTCGCAACACGCTTGAGGACGGCATCGGCTTCTTCGCGGTCACGGACGGATACGCCCAGCCAGACGCCTTCGGGGCGGAGATTTGATGCGAGGAAATCGACTTCTTCGGCGGAAGCGAAAATCTGAATGCCCTTTCCGGCGGCTTGGCATCGTTTGTATACGTGAATCCAGTCGGACGCGATGCCGTTGCCCGCGCCGAAGACCCACTGGATGGCGTTGAGTTCCCTGATTTCGAGCAGGCTGTCGAGATGGCGCAGCGCGCCGGGACCGTCGAGGTGATAGATTGACGCTTCGAGGTGGCGGCATTCCTCGGCAATGCCCGGCAGGAACACCGTATCGAACATTTCCTTCGAGATCATACATGAGAAATCGTTGGACGGCACGTACCATTTCCGCGACGACACGATGCCGGGCCAACTGGTTATCGCCTGATCCGCCGCGCGGAGTTTGTCGTGAAAGAAGTCGAACACGCCCGCGTAGGCCGTGTTGACACGCGCAAGCAGCTGCGCCACGTCGTCCGGGTTCGTCAACAAGTCCATGTTGAGTTGCATCGGATCGCGGAAGGCCGCGATGGCGTCGCCGCCGGGGTGCATGTCGCTGATCCCGGTGTAATAAAGGCCCTTCCCGGCATCGAGCAGCGCGTCGGTCATTTCGACCAGTTTTTTCCAGTACGGATTTTCTTTCGAGAAAACTAGCAAATCGGCGTCCTTCCAATCGTGAAGGTTTGGAATGCCCCACGAAGTGTCCGCCGTGTAATCCATCTCCATTCCGAAAAAGGAACTGAACAATTCGGGGCCGAGATTCGGCCACGCGGTCGGCAACGCATCGCCGAGATACTCCGTGTTGCGCGCATTGGCAATGGCCTGTTCAACAACCCGGCCGGTGTCCATCCAGCGTTCACGCCAGTTTGCATATTGTTTTTCTGACGGCCACGGGCATTCCGGCTTTTCTTTGCCGACGGCCATGCACACCACGGGACGATCAAGAATCGCGCAATCCCAAAACGCGTCCTGCCGGGCGATACGTTGTTCCCAATCCGGGATTGTTTCGATGCTCATCATGGGCTTGAACCTCATGGCGCTTTTATTGCTGACCAGTCTGTCTTTTCCGTAGCCAAGCCATGCCCGCAGGGGGACAGGCTGGACAGCCTGTCCCACGCGCCCTTTTTCTGCTCCTGTTGGGACTTCGCAATCAATGTTTCAATGCGATGCTTCAATCCGGTCAACCGGTAGAACGTCCTTTTTCGGGCACATGCCGCCTGTAACAAGGTTTGAGCATTCGGCGCCCTTGTGGCTTCCCGTTTCAAACAAGCATGGCGTGGGCGCATGGAGAAAAGGCTCCTTATTCCCGTAGCGAGTCGAGCAGCCATTGCGGCATTTCGGGACATTGTTGACGGCGCTGCCTCTTGCCCGGCCAGATGGTCTGATACCGCTGAATATGCGATGTGTTCTCCGGAATGGAAAGCACCGGCAGAAACGGGAAAGGCTCCAAGTCGGCTACCCGATAGAGACCCTTGAACTCCGCGGCGCGGTCCGCGGGCAAAGCGACGCCGGCAAAGCGGCTTCGGCCCAACGTGACAGATGCCGGAAATTCGTAGATTGGAAAAAAGAACAGGGTGCGCGCATTCGGCCCCGTGCCGCCCGATTGGGCGCATAGTATCCGCGAGAAATCGTTGCCGCCCTGTTCGGTCTCGAAGCGAACGGCGACAGGGCATGGCGTTGTATTGGAGGCCAGTTCCACCACGCCGTAGGACACGCGCGGATCCATTTCGTAAGCATCGAAACCACTTCCGGAACGAGGAAGGGGAGCGAGCCACCGCGTATTCGGTTCGGGAGCGCCGGCGATTGTGTTCGGGGAGGGAAAGGGTTCCCATGACGTTGGCTTGAAGACATGCCAGTTCTTGAGCAGGCTTGTTTCGGTTTCGACCGATTCGAGCTTTGCCGTCTGATAGGGTGCGAGAAGCCGGCCCACTTTCACATACTGGTAAACGCGTGCGGCGTACAACGGCGCCGCCATCACCGCGAAAGACGCCAGGGCGAACACGGCCATGCGCCGCGTCTCGACGGTACGCCACCAGCCTGTTCCGCGAAACATGTCCAGCCGGAACGCCGCCGCGGCACGGACTCCGTTTTCGATGAGCACTCCCGAGAACCAGATCGGCACGAAGACGAGATGGAAACAATGACGCAATTGAAAAAGGAGCGCCGTGTAACTCCCAAAATACAGGAGCAGAAACAACATCGCGATCGCCACGCGCGGTTCCCTGCGGCTTGCCGCGAGCAGGACGACAACCGCGGCCAGAATACCGGCCGCATTCATGACCGCGGCCACGGGTGCGTGAAGTGAGTTCATCCGATCGAGAAATTGACTGTGAGGAGGGCCATACGGCGCCCGTTCAACGGATGTGCCGCCGAGAATAAAACGCAATGCGGCGAGGCCACGCGCGATGAAATCCGCCGGAAAGGTCTTGGCGACATCAATAACATATTCCTTCGCGACGCGCGCCCCTTCCACCGTTTGATAACCGATGGGATCCTTGTTGCCCTTGATGCGGCGCGCATAACTGCATCGGGCGGCATGCGCGAAATTGTCATTGCAAAGATACTCCATGTCATAAGATGCCTTGCCCACGCCAAGCAGGTCCGAACACTCAGAGGAAAGCCCCATTATGACATTGTGGAACATCAGCGTGCCTTCGTCGGTCGAAGTGGCGCGGCACGGCCATACGGCGAAGGCGTAACTGAGGATAAACAATGCAAGAGCCGCCAGACGCCGCCCCACGGACAAGGGGCCCATTCCGCGGGCAAAGAAGGCGATGATCAAAACGCTGGGGATCAGGCAAATGAACAGATCCTGGCGAAATCCCTGGCCAAACCCGATCGTCAAGCCGATGCCCGCCGCCAACCCGAACAGACGGCGCGGGGTAAGCGGCCGGGCCACAAGATGGCCGAGCATGAGAATCACGCCCAACAGAAATGGCGCTTTCGCAAAATCGCGCAGATTGGGAAGCGTTGTCAAGACCAGGGGGGCCGTCATGAAAAACAGCGCGCCCAGCGCGCTGAACAGCCGGTTCATGCCAAGCCGGAAAAGTCCGTAAACAACACCCGCCGAGGCGCAGTACAGAACCACGAACAGCAGTTTCAACACACGCCAATCCATTCCGAACACTTTCCAGATCCATCCCGCCGCCGTCAGCAAATAGAAATGATTGTCCGTGAACCGACTGTTGCGAAATGTGGGGAAAGTATCCGGGAGTTGTTTCGGATCGAACGTGTTCGTCTTCTGCAGGAGGAAGTCCGACAAGGCGGGAATCGTGGACACAACGGGCGTGATGAATCCGCGTCCGCAGGCAATCATGACGGAGGTGCTGAAAAAATCCGGCGCGACATTCGTCGCGGACAAGTCCGGAACTTCAAACATGAATGCGCTGCCGATGCACGCGGCAAGGACCAGAACGCCCGCAAGGATTCGGCCGTCGCTAAAAATAAAAAGCCAGCGTCGCATGATTTTTACCCGAAGCCTATGCCTTGAGGACCAACACGCCGTTTCGCGCGAGGGTTATCTTCGGCCCGACCGTCTCGCCCGACAGCAGGTCGGGAAACTGGCCCGGCAGCGTCAGGGTTTGGCGCTCCCGCGTGTTGTTGAGCACGAACACAATGCGGCCCTGTTTACCGCGGCGCATCGTGACTTCGACGCCATCGGGGATATCCTTCATTGGAAACTCGGGCAATATCCCACCGAGAAACGCTTTCAAAACCGGATTGGGTAAAAACACGCCGAGATAATAGACCTTGCCCTTGCCGACGGTGTTGCAAGTGATGGCTGGTTTACCGGCGAAGGGCTCATCGCGGAATTCGGCGACAGTCTCGGCGCCAGCCGCATGCAGAATTTCGACCCATGTGCCGACGCTGCACGTTTGGCCGGCAAGGACGCCCTGCCTGAACGCGATTTCGTTAGTCTGGCCGTGGTAGTAAGGCCGGACCTCGTCCACGGTCGCGCCCA
The window above is part of the Candidatus Hydrogenedentota bacterium genome. Proteins encoded here:
- a CDS encoding ABC transporter permease subunit, whose translation is MPIYTRSYRSYEGEVRRRFRWWVIAVHELRILSKNKAFLGLTALAGLHFLLRVQQVVAFDTLNTPGQTSPIVTLMRQIEMFNVDPGMFFDFIRLQAPAVFLVSILAGAGMICGDFNNNLMEVYFSKPLTWRDYVTGKAMALIIAGLCFTAVPAVFLVILHLLMSPTLETFREMYWIPVSATAFSLVLVLPCALGVLASSAVSRSERYASIAIFMIVFGDLMLGQLMQELMHQRQYALIAFPLAINRIGESLFQQRFQFIPLPWHYAAVYVGAVCLGALAIVCRVVRRAEVAA
- a CDS encoding right-handed parallel beta-helix repeat-containing protein; amino-acid sequence: MKCLPAIIALSVSLWAAGMATAQESASSAAPSSQTETKPIMLYVATNGDDAWSGTLPEPSSDKSDGPKATLEGARDALRAMRKDPAYAGAPATIQVREGTYSLSQMFSLDFQDSGRFEAPVVYEAYPNEHPVLSGGKTITGWKQEGDCWVASVPEVQTSDWRFNSLWVNGQRRGMARTPNEGFFYTNGRAPATENPATGEKIVRSTTGFRFKKGDVVRWQNIDEALVVVLHAWETSFHHISSIDEEKRIVTFRNAAQWPFENWGPRQRYYVLNTKEGLDAPGEWYLDRQNGLLYYRPMAGEDMATAQVVAPKLRQLVALDGNPATGQYLDNVQFRGLRFEHAAFAIGPEGYGDVQGAVGVPAAIQTRGARFCVFEQCTIAHVDTYGLWLRIGSFGNRVVKNEFMDLGAGGVRVGEQQRSSDQLDVSHNTVDNNFIHSGGHLVRSGVGVWIGQSTFNNVSHNDISDMSNSGITVGWQWGNTEDGVSFHNAIEFNHLHHLGKGEFSNMAGIYILGGSWSSMIRNNVIHDVASYLYGGWGIHNDEGSSSVVIENNLVYNTTSGCFDQYYGNFNRVVNNIFAFGNECQVSLSRVQNVQPILFERNILLMNTGQPFGMNWDGAPIWQDGNCYWDTGGHVMDFGGGTFEEWQMRGRDMYSAVADPLFEDPASGNFRLKPESPALALGFRPFDYTLAGLYGEPEWTSRPGAIQRAPLAISEALEEKAVGEDFESLETDLQPPDMAVYGAEGKASIRVTEETAAGGSKSLKVTDSDGPQEAWQPEFCYIPRLKQGRIVCSFDLRMEPGVSFQFDWRSDQTFRHIGPRVMFNGNGEVSVGDDPKVLTQIPHSEWIHIEVDCALGKEASLPATYTLSIAIPGQETQRFENVPCIYRMFRSIERMWFMSPGTKEGAYYLDNIRFEKQL
- a CDS encoding trimethylamine corrinoid protein 2, whose amino-acid sequence is MGQAVQPVPLRAWLGYGKDRLVSNKSAMRFKPMMSIETIPDWEQRIARQDAFWDCAILDRPVVCMAVGKEKPECPWPSEKQYANWRERWMDTGRVVEQAIANARNTEYLGDALPTAWPNLGPELFSSFFGMEMDYTADTSWGIPNLHDWKDADLLVFSKENPYWKKLVEMTDALLDAGKGLYYTGISDMHPGGDAIAAFRDPMQLNMDLLTNPDDVAQLLARVNTAYAGVFDFFHDKLRAADQAITSWPGIVSSRKWYVPSNDFSCMISKEMFDTVFLPGIAEECRHLEASIYHLDGPGALRHLDSLLEIRELNAIQWVFGAGNGIASDWIHVYKRCQAAGKGIQIFASAEEVDFLASNLRPEGVWLGVSVRDREEADAVLKRVAKWT
- a CDS encoding DUF4139 domain-containing protein; protein product: MNVMKVHCVVAMALLAGGLQAQEPPSLPKLENPLAGVAATESSLADQTGIAVTIYNNDLALVRDTRKIKLLPGEQSLRFMDVAQKVRPETVSLKSLTAPGSLAILEQNYEFDLISPSKLMEKYVGKPVRLVNFNNQIGFTEKDAELLSVNEGPVFKVGEEIYLGMPGQVVLPKIPENLIPKPSLVWLLQNTGTDHEVEVTYLTGGIQWRADYVLTLAKDEKTLDVEGWVTLINQSGAQYRNAQLKVVAGEVNIVQSHEMAMDIAGAGAKMMRAAPAPMREESFAEYHLYTLPRRTTIKENESKQVSLLTATGVSVKKIYEYRGNVAFYSQQIPPQKEEKVGVFLVLRNSEANHLGMPLPAGVMRVYQQDQDGMLQFAGEDNIKHTPKDEDVRLRLGNAFDIVGERVQTDFRQLAPSLTEAAFKIAIRNHKEIPITVDIVEPMAGDWEITEKSQEFVKKDAQTAVFSVPVAKNGETVVTYRVRVKY
- a CDS encoding ABC transporter ATP-binding protein, yielding MNPVIEAHGLSKWFGEVVAVNNLDLAVEPGVTGLLGPNGAGKSTFIKLALGLYAPSRGTLRVFGEPPRNNFNILRRIGYCPEVDKFYETMTGYEFVYWMNRFRGIRRDIASKRAEEACERVRMTDRMDDLIAEYSKGMRQRIKLAQALAADPELLFLDEPMTGLDPEGREELFALIREMGREGKTIIFSTHILYEVERATNAVVLLYNGCVLAQGDIHQIRGLIDERPHTVTVACAVPHLLARHFVNESATLGMEFDTDGPIPSFTIRTRDPNAFYQRLNEAALEDGIAIDSIQCPDDNLQAVFNYLVH